Proteins encoded by one window of bacterium:
- a CDS encoding TrkH family potassium uptake protein, whose protein sequence is MKVLRIGRLLGWVLFCLGVAMLIPLAISFCYHGEGDRVALLGSALITAGTGAAAVLAGRRVQGEMTVRESFAAVTLSWLLMALFGTLPFVLSGQVPAFTDALFESMSGFTTTGSSILTQPSALSRGVGFWRCFTHFVGGFGIVLFALVILPMMGAGGMSLFRAEAAGPIAEKLTPRLKDTVRILLIVYLSLNVACAALLWLFGMDLYDAVAHSFGTIATGGFSTRDTSIATFASPAIEWVITVFMLLSGINFTLYYILVRKRDWRAVLRDGELRLFLGLFVAATVLIGILLIGELGWEWSRALRASAFQVASLFTTAGFATEDYNLWPSFAGLTLVGLMVVGGMAGSTSGGLKTIRLGMVLAILRKVLRRTLQPQAISPARFGGRTLGNELILDVMALVGFYFCFWGISTLYLAWQGCAFDEAVAGVTACLSNAGPGLGRMGPMGNYAHLGADIKLLLTADMLLGRLEFLTVLVVFSRHFWRR, encoded by the coding sequence ATGAAAGTACTTCGCATTGGACGACTCCTGGGCTGGGTGCTGTTCTGTCTGGGCGTAGCCATGTTGATCCCGTTGGCCATAAGCTTCTGCTATCACGGCGAGGGAGATCGCGTCGCCCTGCTGGGCAGCGCGCTGATCACCGCCGGGACGGGTGCGGCCGCCGTGTTGGCGGGAAGACGGGTCCAGGGCGAGATGACCGTGCGCGAGAGCTTTGCCGCCGTCACCCTCAGTTGGCTGCTCATGGCCCTGTTTGGCACCCTGCCCTTCGTGCTTTCCGGACAGGTTCCCGCCTTCACCGATGCCCTCTTCGAGTCCATGAGCGGTTTCACCACCACTGGCTCCAGCATTCTCACCCAACCTTCCGCCCTCAGCCGCGGCGTGGGCTTCTGGCGCTGCTTCACCCATTTCGTGGGCGGCTTCGGCATCGTGCTCTTCGCCCTCGTCATCCTGCCCATGATGGGCGCTGGCGGCATGTCGCTCTTCCGCGCGGAGGCCGCCGGACCCATCGCCGAGAAGCTGACTCCGAGGCTGAAGGACACGGTGCGCATCCTGCTCATCGTCTACCTGTCCCTTAACGTGGCCTGCGCCGCCCTGCTCTGGCTCTTCGGGATGGACCTCTACGACGCAGTGGCCCACAGCTTCGGCACCATCGCCACGGGCGGATTCTCCACCCGAGACACCTCCATCGCCACCTTCGCCAGTCCGGCCATCGAGTGGGTCATCACCGTCTTCATGCTGCTTTCGGGCATCAACTTCACCCTCTACTACATCCTGGTGAGAAAGCGGGACTGGCGCGCCGTGTTGCGTGACGGGGAACTGCGTCTCTTTCTCGGCCTCTTCGTCGCCGCGACCGTCCTCATCGGCATCCTGCTCATCGGCGAACTGGGCTGGGAGTGGTCGCGCGCCCTGCGGGCAAGCGCCTTCCAGGTCGCATCCCTTTTCACCACGGCCGGCTTCGCCACGGAGGACTACAACCTGTGGCCCTCCTTCGCCGGCCTCACGCTGGTGGGACTCATGGTGGTGGGCGGCATGGCGGGTTCCACCTCCGGTGGACTGAAAACGATCCGGCTGGGGATGGTGTTGGCCATCCTGCGCAAGGTGCTGCGCCGCACCCTTCAACCGCAGGCCATTTCGCCCGCCCGTTTCGGTGGCCGCACGCTGGGCAACGAATTGATCCTCGACGTGATGGCCCTCGTCGGTTTCTACTTTTGTTTCTGGGGGATCAGCACGCTGTACCTGGCCTGGCAGGGCTGTGCCTTTGACGAAGCGGTGGCGGGCGTGACGGCCTGCCTTTCCAACGCGGGCCCAGGACTGGGCCGGATGGGACCGATGGGCAACTACGCCCACCTGGGCGCCGACATCAAGCTCCTCCTGACGGCCGACATGCTGCTGGGACGCCTTGAGTTCCTCACCGTCCTGGTCGTCTTCAGCCGCCACTTCTGGCGCCGTTGA